Proteins encoded within one genomic window of Geotalea daltonii FRC-32:
- a CDS encoding EAL domain-containing protein codes for MNNLQLKPLYLAPDQRRIPRLENSFSDCSYLFLKFKEHLKRSGHAAIVALKFVEPVHAKIGKSIALFIRTMDRKLSGRIEGGYKASEGEFFLLIVPDRDYRESDFQGDLATIRHELCRYFSLPHMSRNFSERRAEDLFTIYGVFLANNSGENADNTLFRAFQQLFSGSTSISPVHLHERQEIEDIISGGLITPVFQPIFSLGEGTVHGYEALSRVGRPSPFSDPELLFAKSAEHGLTFQLEMLCRRNALIRSKELGISERLFLNVCPSLLQANDHERGVTAALLEELGIERSNITFELTERTLIEDYGLFNRVLSYYREQGYSIAIDDLGSGYAGLKMLAQLEPEYVKLARFLVSDIDTSATRQALVEALVTFCGKIGAKVIAEGIERKEELDLLTQMGVSFGQGYLLARPSNAPVSCSSILHR; via the coding sequence ATGAACAATCTGCAACTGAAACCCCTTTACCTTGCCCCGGACCAGCGGCGCATTCCCAGGCTGGAAAACTCCTTCTCCGACTGCAGCTACCTGTTTCTGAAATTCAAGGAACATCTTAAAAGAAGCGGTCATGCGGCCATTGTCGCCCTCAAATTCGTAGAACCGGTTCATGCAAAGATTGGCAAGTCCATTGCCCTTTTTATCAGAACCATGGACAGAAAGCTGTCAGGTCGCATCGAAGGGGGATACAAAGCCAGCGAAGGAGAATTTTTCCTGCTCATCGTGCCGGACAGGGATTACCGTGAAAGTGATTTTCAAGGGGACCTGGCAACCATCCGCCACGAGCTGTGCCGTTATTTCTCCCTGCCGCACATGAGCAGGAACTTTAGCGAGAGACGGGCAGAAGATCTGTTCACCATCTACGGTGTATTTCTTGCCAATAATAGCGGGGAAAACGCAGACAACACCTTGTTTCGCGCATTCCAGCAGCTGTTCAGCGGCTCTACGTCCATAAGTCCGGTACATCTCCATGAGCGACAGGAAATTGAAGATATTATCTCCGGTGGCTTGATAACTCCTGTCTTTCAACCCATCTTTTCCCTGGGTGAAGGCACCGTCCATGGCTACGAAGCACTGAGCCGCGTCGGCAGACCCAGCCCCTTTTCCGATCCGGAATTGCTCTTTGCCAAGTCCGCTGAACATGGACTTACCTTTCAGCTGGAAATGCTCTGCCGCAGGAATGCGCTGATCCGGTCAAAGGAGTTGGGCATCTCCGAACGACTTTTCCTCAACGTCTGCCCGAGCCTCCTCCAGGCCAACGATCACGAACGGGGCGTCACCGCTGCACTCCTTGAAGAACTGGGCATCGAGCGATCGAACATCACCTTTGAGCTTACGGAACGGACACTGATCGAAGATTATGGCCTCTTCAACCGGGTCCTTTCCTATTACCGGGAACAGGGCTATTCCATTGCCATAGACGACCTGGGTTCCGGTTATGCCGGCCTGAAAATGCTCGCCCAGCTGGAGCCGGAATACGTGAAGCTGGCCCGTTTCCTGGTCAGTGACATCGACACCTCGGCAACCAGGCAGGCTTTGGTGGAGGCGCTGGTGACCTTTTGCGGCAAGATAGGAGCAAAGGTCATCGCCGAGGGCATAGAACGCAAGGAGGAATTAGACCTCCTTACGCAAATGGGGGTATCTTTCGGCCAGGGATACCTGCTGGCAAGACCTTCCAACGCACCTGTCTCCTGCAGTTCCATTCTCCACAGATAA
- a CDS encoding STAS domain-containing protein, whose translation MDASFKIVPHPKVLCNYFSLAGNIDAQAETQLMALPAKVNQQLVKFDFGNAGRINSMGIALLLRCFKRIKEEKRAEIQVLQVNATNTMLFKMTGIFLLAAAAKD comes from the coding sequence ATGGATGCATCATTCAAGATCGTGCCCCACCCCAAGGTGCTGTGCAATTATTTCTCACTGGCAGGAAATATAGACGCCCAGGCCGAGACGCAGCTCATGGCGCTGCCGGCAAAGGTGAACCAGCAACTGGTAAAATTCGACTTCGGCAATGCAGGGCGGATAAACTCCATGGGCATAGCCCTGCTTCTGCGTTGCTTCAAACGTATCAAAGAGGAGAAGCGGGCAGAGATACAAGTGTTGCAAGTTAACGCAACCAACACCATGCTCTTCAAGATGACCGGCATTTTTCTGCTGGCGGCAGCAGCCAAAGACTGA
- a CDS encoding ATP-binding protein, producing the protein MQQNKTILALFADNADAEAMSSCFFHVPEVISVIADRFLKVTLGEIASARIDPGLAVISSALYPGKRPQLVEELRGYFPGLEILVLAPASMPPHSLERFMLDQVRHLIIENRQEKAATGDGDQPLSVAIGNLILKRQWHLGQYVKRGTEIQEFQLSFSEEKEQIIKALEDSIVGDSMEYEMLRQKGALLADEMLENAFYGAPKSDDGMKIFRKGERRQILPDEGIVFRFAFDGETLAMEIKDGWGSLGADMVLEYLAKNSADMGAADDAGGRGLFIIWRFLDHFHVCVNPGKETLIGGHLKKSSQIPPETIHGFHITTTG; encoded by the coding sequence ATGCAGCAGAATAAAACCATTCTCGCGCTTTTCGCCGACAATGCCGATGCTGAGGCCATGAGCAGCTGTTTCTTCCATGTCCCCGAAGTTATCAGCGTCATAGCCGACCGCTTTCTCAAAGTAACCCTGGGCGAAATTGCCTCTGCCCGGATAGATCCCGGACTGGCAGTGATCTCAAGTGCTCTCTATCCGGGGAAAAGGCCACAGCTGGTGGAAGAACTGCGCGGTTACTTCCCAGGGCTGGAGATACTGGTCCTTGCGCCGGCATCAATGCCGCCTCATTCACTGGAAAGGTTCATGCTCGACCAGGTGCGGCATCTGATCATAGAAAATCGGCAGGAAAAGGCAGCGACCGGCGATGGAGATCAGCCCCTGTCCGTCGCCATTGGTAATCTCATCTTAAAAAGGCAGTGGCACCTTGGCCAATATGTGAAAAGGGGGACAGAAATTCAAGAATTCCAACTCTCATTTTCGGAAGAGAAGGAACAGATCATCAAGGCACTTGAGGATTCCATCGTCGGAGACTCGATGGAATACGAGATGCTCCGCCAAAAGGGTGCGCTGCTGGCGGATGAAATGCTGGAAAATGCTTTCTACGGCGCTCCCAAGAGTGATGACGGTATGAAAATCTTCCGCAAGGGGGAAAGAAGACAGATTCTGCCGGACGAGGGTATAGTTTTCCGCTTCGCCTTTGATGGGGAAACCCTGGCCATGGAAATTAAAGACGGCTGGGGCAGCCTCGGCGCCGACATGGTGCTTGAATATCTGGCAAAAAATTCGGCGGACATGGGAGCGGCAGATGATGCAGGTGGAAGAGGACTTTTCATCATCTGGCGTTTCCTGGATCATTTCCATGTTTGCGTAAATCCGGGCAAAGAGACTTTGATCGGCGGACATCTTAAAAAGTCATCACAGATCCCGCCGGAAACCATACATGGCTTTCACATAACAACCACCGGTTGA
- a CDS encoding SpoIIE family protein phosphatase encodes MTYCQHIIPTLGEILKKQEPISPQLPVSEVVEIFQKNPSLLALPILAEGTFTGIISRRALFYNHLGRPFAMELFGKKPIMVLQEEDCMTMEADLDVNGALSRLLDFDPSLETDCFVITEAQRYAGMVSVSDLMMTISMTQASLVQTLESLGERIQSEVKKAGEIQQALLPVSEFSFEGLTVSGEITTSSEIGGDYFDYFQLDKDRIGLLVADVSGHGVQSGMVTTAAKASLNCLISQGVDTPAGLLFGMNNAILATARQTLLMTCLIAVIDTKNGKVTFANAGHNFPYIHRSGSGLLMMLDSVSGFPLGFEENNSYGECLTSFEYGDTMLLYSDGIVECTDRAGEEFGYERLSASLAKNIHLKPSVLKRKLLREAELFTGSESFPDDVTIFIASSTFKGAPHAAE; translated from the coding sequence ATGACATACTGCCAGCATATCATTCCAACGTTAGGTGAAATTCTCAAGAAACAGGAACCGATCTCCCCCCAATTACCGGTATCGGAGGTAGTGGAGATTTTCCAGAAAAACCCATCGCTGCTGGCCCTGCCCATATTAGCGGAAGGGACATTTACCGGCATTATCAGCCGGAGAGCTCTTTTTTACAACCATCTGGGGCGTCCATTCGCCATGGAACTCTTTGGCAAAAAACCGATCATGGTTCTTCAAGAAGAAGACTGCATGACAATGGAAGCGGACCTGGACGTGAATGGGGCACTTTCGCGATTACTGGACTTTGATCCGTCCCTTGAGACAGATTGCTTCGTAATCACTGAAGCACAGCGGTACGCGGGGATGGTTTCCGTATCGGATCTGATGATGACCATCTCTATGACACAGGCATCACTGGTTCAAACACTGGAAAGTCTCGGCGAACGTATTCAGAGTGAGGTAAAAAAAGCTGGTGAAATACAGCAGGCACTGCTTCCCGTTTCCGAATTCAGCTTCGAGGGATTGACCGTCAGCGGAGAAATAACCACTTCCTCGGAAATAGGCGGAGACTATTTCGATTATTTTCAGCTGGATAAAGACAGAATCGGTTTGCTGGTCGCCGACGTCAGCGGCCATGGTGTCCAATCGGGCATGGTCACTACCGCGGCCAAAGCGAGCCTGAATTGCCTTATTTCCCAAGGGGTTGACACCCCTGCCGGATTATTGTTCGGCATGAACAATGCCATTCTGGCCACCGCCCGCCAGACACTGCTCATGACCTGCCTCATAGCCGTCATAGACACCAAAAACGGCAAGGTTACCTTTGCCAATGCCGGCCATAATTTTCCCTATATCCACCGGTCCGGTTCAGGTTTGCTCATGATGCTGGACAGCGTCTCCGGCTTTCCCCTGGGGTTCGAAGAAAATAACAGCTATGGAGAGTGTTTAACCTCTTTCGAATATGGCGACACCATGCTGCTGTATTCCGACGGCATTGTGGAATGTACCGACCGGGCTGGCGAGGAATTCGGTTATGAACGCCTGTCAGCATCCCTGGCGAAAAATATCCATTTAAAGCCCAGCGTATTGAAAAGAAAACTGCTGCGGGAGGCAGAGCTTTTCACCGGCAGCGAATCGTTCCCCGATGACGTGACTATTTTCATCGCCTCTTCGACATTTAAAGGAGCCCCCCATGCAGCAGAATAA
- the pstS gene encoding phosphate ABC transporter substrate-binding protein PstS encodes MSVFFRKKLAAALLLALTATGGAASAETLINGAGATFPYPLYSKWFTEYAKVDPSVKFNYQSIGSGGGIKQITAQTVDFGASDKFLSDSDLKAAPGKLLHIPTVMGAVVVTYNIPGVAKGLKLSSEDVADIFLGKITKWNDPKISNDNPGVNLPNQPIIVVHRSDGSGTTSIFTDYLSSVSQEWSGKVGKGSSVKWPVGLGGKGNEGVAGQVKTTQYTIGYVELAYAVENKLPYASLKNKSGVFVEPTIKSTSAAAAGAAKSMPADYRVSLVNQPGKDSYPVVGFTWLLVYQDQKDKAKGKKLVEFLNWELKHGQKMAEKILYAPLPANVAKMVEKTIKTIK; translated from the coding sequence ATGTCGGTATTTTTTCGCAAAAAACTTGCAGCAGCGCTGCTCCTGGCGCTGACCGCCACTGGCGGGGCGGCTTCGGCCGAAACACTCATCAACGGCGCCGGGGCGACCTTCCCCTACCCCCTCTATTCAAAATGGTTCACCGAATATGCCAAGGTCGATCCGTCGGTCAAATTCAACTACCAGTCCATCGGCAGCGGCGGCGGCATCAAACAGATCACCGCCCAGACCGTCGATTTCGGCGCTTCCGACAAATTTTTGAGCGATAGCGACCTGAAGGCCGCTCCAGGTAAGCTGCTCCACATCCCAACGGTAATGGGTGCGGTGGTCGTCACCTACAACATTCCCGGCGTAGCAAAAGGCTTGAAGCTCTCCTCCGAAGATGTGGCCGATATCTTCCTGGGCAAGATCACCAAATGGAACGATCCGAAGATCTCCAATGACAACCCGGGCGTCAATCTCCCCAACCAACCGATCATTGTTGTTCACCGCTCCGACGGCAGCGGCACCACCAGCATCTTCACCGACTACCTCTCGTCTGTAAGCCAGGAATGGTCCGGCAAAGTGGGCAAGGGAAGCTCGGTAAAATGGCCGGTAGGTCTTGGCGGCAAGGGTAACGAAGGGGTCGCCGGACAGGTCAAAACCACCCAGTACACCATCGGCTACGTTGAACTGGCCTATGCCGTGGAAAACAAGCTGCCCTATGCAAGCCTCAAGAACAAGAGCGGCGTCTTCGTCGAGCCGACCATCAAATCCACCAGCGCCGCCGCTGCCGGCGCCGCCAAATCCATGCCCGCCGATTACCGCGTCTCCCTGGTCAACCAGCCGGGCAAAGACTCCTACCCCGTTGTCGGCTTCACCTGGTTGCTCGTTTACCAGGATCAGAAGGACAAGGCCAAAGGGAAGAAGCTGGTCGAGTTCCTCAACTGGGAACTGAAGCACGGCCAGAAGATGGCAGAGAAGATTCTCTATGCGCCCCTTCCGGCCAATGTGGCAAAGATGGTGGAAAAGACCATCAAGACCATCAAATAA
- a CDS encoding response regulator, which translates to MHTILVIEDERDLAELIAFNLEKEGHRPLIALDGLVGLEAARKNPPDLILLDLMLPGMAGTEICKILKGNGKTASIPVIMLTAKGEEIDRVVGFEVGADDYIVKPFSTRELMLRVKALLRRTLPEQPRKKVFSVGPVSIDTERHLVTVADKEILLTTIEYKLLLDLAERAGRVQSRDILLQNVWGYNYVGDSRTVDTHVTRLRTKLGSAGDMIKTVRGFGYKIEEE; encoded by the coding sequence ATGCATACGATACTGGTAATCGAGGATGAAAGGGACCTGGCGGAACTGATTGCCTTCAACCTGGAAAAGGAAGGGCACCGGCCGCTTATTGCCCTCGATGGGCTTGTCGGCCTCGAAGCAGCGCGCAAGAATCCGCCCGACCTTATTCTGCTTGACCTGATGCTTCCCGGCATGGCAGGCACAGAGATCTGCAAAATCCTGAAGGGCAATGGGAAAACCGCCTCCATACCGGTTATCATGCTGACCGCCAAGGGGGAGGAGATAGACCGTGTCGTCGGTTTCGAAGTGGGTGCCGATGATTATATTGTCAAACCCTTCTCCACAAGGGAACTCATGTTGCGGGTAAAGGCACTGCTGCGTCGGACACTACCGGAACAGCCACGGAAAAAGGTCTTCAGTGTCGGGCCGGTCTCCATCGACACGGAACGTCATCTGGTAACCGTTGCCGATAAAGAGATCCTCCTCACCACTATAGAGTACAAACTGCTTCTGGATCTGGCGGAGCGGGCCGGCAGGGTTCAAAGCAGAGACATCCTGCTGCAGAACGTCTGGGGCTACAATTATGTGGGGGACAGCAGAACCGTCGACACCCATGTGACGCGACTGCGAACCAAGCTGGGGTCTGCCGGGGACATGATCAAGACCGTGCGTGGCTTCGGCTATAAGATCGAGGAAGAATAG
- a CDS encoding M20/M25/M40 family metallo-hydrolase, whose protein sequence is MIDRQRLYATFMELCSIDSEPKNERPMADRLTAILKELGFSVTEDDTGTRIGGNAGNLIARLEGTKPGAPLLFSCHMDRVAPGVRVKPRIEGNYIVSDGTTVLGADDAAGLAAIIEGVTVIRGQNIPHPTLEVLFTVAEELALTGSAHLESSRITSRCGFVLDAGGPVGEIVVQAPEQAKINAVFHGRSAHAGFAPEEGISAIQMAALAITRMKLLRIDPETTANIGSIQAAGPTNIVCDRCSLQAEARSLDPAKLQAQVEVMVEAMENAAAEMGGSVEVDVQRCYPSYRLEQDAEPVRRAAEAAGRIGVPVRFKPTGGGSDANHFNNRGIPAVVLSCGYEKVHTTGERIALEQLDLLGRWVVAIVSGG, encoded by the coding sequence ATGATCGACAGACAGCGGTTGTATGCCACGTTCATGGAATTGTGCAGCATCGACTCCGAACCGAAAAACGAGCGTCCCATGGCCGACCGGCTTACGGCGATACTGAAGGAATTGGGCTTCAGCGTGACCGAGGACGACACCGGCACCAGGATCGGCGGTAATGCAGGCAATCTGATCGCCCGTCTCGAAGGCACCAAACCTGGGGCTCCGCTGCTCTTTTCCTGCCACATGGACCGGGTGGCACCGGGTGTGAGGGTAAAGCCCCGCATTGAGGGCAATTACATTGTCAGCGACGGCACTACCGTGCTCGGTGCCGACGATGCAGCAGGCTTGGCGGCGATAATCGAAGGGGTGACGGTAATCCGTGGGCAGAACATTCCCCATCCCACCCTGGAGGTTCTCTTTACCGTAGCCGAAGAGCTGGCCCTGACCGGTTCCGCCCACCTGGAGAGCAGCCGGATAACCTCCCGCTGCGGTTTCGTCCTCGATGCCGGCGGTCCGGTGGGCGAGATCGTTGTCCAGGCCCCCGAGCAGGCGAAGATCAATGCCGTTTTCCATGGCCGGAGCGCCCATGCCGGTTTTGCCCCCGAAGAGGGTATATCGGCAATCCAGATGGCCGCCCTGGCCATAACCCGCATGAAACTGCTGCGCATCGACCCGGAAACCACCGCCAACATCGGCAGCATCCAGGCTGCAGGTCCGACCAACATCGTCTGCGACCGCTGCAGTCTGCAGGCCGAGGCCCGCTCCCTGGACCCGGCCAAGCTGCAGGCCCAGGTGGAAGTGATGGTGGAGGCAATGGAAAATGCTGCCGCTGAAATGGGGGGTAGCGTGGAGGTCGATGTCCAGCGCTGTTATCCATCCTACCGGCTGGAGCAGGATGCGGAGCCGGTGCGACGTGCCGCCGAAGCTGCCGGACGGATCGGCGTGCCGGTCCGGTTCAAGCCCACCGGCGGCGGCTCGGACGCCAACCATTTCAACAACCGGGGTATTCCGGCGGTGGTTCTAAGCTGCGGCTATGAGAAGGTCCATACCACCGGGGAGCGGATAGCCCTGGAACAGCTGGATTTGCTGGGCCGGTGGGTGGTTGCGATTGTTTCGGGGGGGTGA
- a CDS encoding type II toxin-antitoxin system PemK/MazF family toxin — MVVKRFDVYLVNLDPTVGSEIRKARPCLIISPDEMNRYIATVIVAPMTTKGRDYPTRVTCTFKGKDGQVVLDQIRTVDKTRLIQRLGKIPKPTQEEVLTILSELFAP; from the coding sequence ATGGTAGTCAAACGTTTCGATGTTTATCTGGTCAACCTTGACCCGACTGTCGGTAGTGAAATCCGCAAGGCACGACCATGCCTCATTATCTCGCCCGACGAAATGAATCGGTATATCGCCACGGTCATCGTTGCGCCGATGACGACCAAAGGCAGAGATTACCCCACACGAGTGACCTGCACATTCAAGGGCAAGGATGGACAAGTGGTGCTCGATCAAATCAGGACCGTCGATAAGACTCGGCTGATTCAGAGACTCGGTAAAATCCCTAAACCGACCCAGGAAGAGGTTTTGACGATTCTTTCTGAACTGTTTGCCCCGTAA
- a CDS encoding AbrB/MazE/SpoVT family DNA-binding domain-containing protein: MRTNIIRIGNSQGIRIPKILLEQSNLGTEVDLEVEDEKIIIRSASHPRQGWADAFRLMSESGDDKMVDENLSGQSEWDRDEWEW; this comes from the coding sequence ATGCGCACAAACATAATTCGAATAGGAAATTCTCAGGGGATTCGGATTCCCAAGATTCTTCTTGAGCAAAGCAATCTGGGGACCGAAGTAGACCTGGAAGTGGAAGACGAGAAGATCATCATTCGCTCAGCTTCCCACCCAAGGCAGGGGTGGGCCGATGCATTCAGGCTGATGTCTGAAAGCGGTGACGACAAGATGGTCGATGAGAATTTGAGCGGGCAGTCTGAATGGGACCGGGATGAATGGGAATGGTAG
- a CDS encoding class I SAM-dependent methyltransferase, whose translation MSKKPVAAGKSSFDLIDTTEFFSRIPLAPGIEVLDVACGVGRYSMEMAKLLDQRGMIHAVDMWEEGIELLKESIRQQGIRNIKPVRADITKRIPLDDGSIDFCLMATILHDLSPAGQDETLKEIKRVLKNDGVLAVIEFKKIDKGPGPPVSIRLSEQEAEETLRKHGFLKTYLGEIGEFNYLLTLQKGGA comes from the coding sequence ATGAGTAAAAAACCGGTTGCTGCCGGAAAGAGCAGCTTCGACCTGATCGACACCACCGAATTCTTTTCCCGGATACCCCTCGCCCCGGGCATCGAGGTGCTGGATGTGGCCTGCGGAGTGGGACGGTACAGCATGGAAATGGCAAAGCTGTTGGATCAACGGGGAATGATTCATGCCGTGGACATGTGGGAAGAGGGGATCGAGCTCCTTAAGGAATCGATCCGGCAACAGGGGATACGGAATATCAAGCCGGTCAGGGCCGATATAACCAAGCGCATTCCCCTTGATGACGGGTCCATCGACTTCTGCCTCATGGCCACGATCCTTCACGACCTGTCACCGGCAGGGCAGGACGAAACGCTGAAGGAGATCAAAAGGGTTCTCAAGAATGATGGCGTGCTTGCCGTGATAGAATTCAAGAAAATAGATAAAGGGCCCGGACCTCCGGTAAGCATACGTCTGTCCGAACAGGAAGCTGAAGAGACTCTCCGAAAACACGGTTTTCTCAAGACATACCTGGGAGAGATCGGCGAATTCAATTATCTGCTGACTCTCCAAAAAGGAGGAGCATAA
- a CDS encoding HAF repeat-containing protein, whose amino-acid sequence MVVSKEEGHHSVFKFSGHPKKKGMFKNLVIQAFLPLALLSLLPSNALCCNGDGSEEGAASSKIKGITITDLGTLGGNPSAAGGINEKGQVFGQSSTSLGESHCFIWQNGVMTDLGTLGGDYCEPLANNDKGQVVGTSLTSSGAVDAFIWQDGAMTGLGNLGGGYSYGLAINKKGQVVGYSGTSAGTAHAFIWQKGKMKDLGTLGGNKSIALDVNDKGQVIGSSTLSSGGEHAFIWQDGVMTDLGTLGGGSSYAYAINKKGQVVGYSYTSTGARHAFIWQKGKMTDLGTLGGNWSTASGINDKGQVIGDSASSTGSQHGFIWNDGVMTDLGTLDGGESGAFHVNDKGQVVGYSTGTLGTTKAFVWQKGVMTDLGTLGGNSFAVDINDHGQAVGRSQLSQGSIARHAVLWKIK is encoded by the coding sequence ATGGTGGTCTCAAAGGAAGAGGGACATCACTCGGTTTTCAAATTCTCCGGGCATCCAAAGAAGAAGGGCATGTTTAAAAACTTGGTGATACAAGCGTTTTTACCTTTAGCACTGCTTTCTTTGCTGCCTTCCAACGCCCTTTGCTGTAATGGGGATGGCAGTGAAGAAGGTGCTGCTTCGAGCAAAATTAAAGGGATAACGATTACGGACCTCGGAACACTGGGCGGCAATCCGAGTGCTGCCGGCGGCATCAACGAAAAGGGGCAGGTGTTTGGTCAAAGCAGTACATCTTTGGGGGAGTCTCATTGCTTTATCTGGCAGAACGGCGTAATGACCGACCTGGGGACGCTGGGTGGAGATTATTGTGAGCCACTGGCCAACAATGACAAGGGACAGGTGGTGGGCACAAGCCTGACATCCTCAGGTGCCGTGGATGCTTTCATATGGCAGGACGGCGCCATGACAGGCCTGGGAAATCTGGGTGGGGGGTATAGCTACGGTTTGGCCATCAACAAGAAAGGCCAGGTGGTTGGCTATAGTGGCACTTCTGCAGGGACCGCTCATGCCTTCATCTGGCAGAAAGGGAAGATGAAAGACTTGGGAACACTGGGTGGAAATAAGAGCATTGCTCTCGACGTCAACGATAAGGGGCAGGTCATAGGCTCTAGCACACTATCCTCGGGAGGTGAGCATGCCTTCATCTGGCAGGACGGCGTCATGACCGACCTGGGAACCCTCGGCGGGGGATCCAGCTACGCTTATGCCATCAACAAAAAAGGCCAGGTGGTCGGCTATAGTTATACGTCTACAGGGGCCAGACATGCCTTCATCTGGCAGAAAGGAAAGATGACGGACCTTGGTACGCTGGGTGGAAATTGGAGTACTGCTTCCGGCATCAACGATAAGGGGCAGGTCATAGGCGACAGCGCATCCTCAACGGGTTCCCAGCATGGCTTCATCTGGAATGATGGGGTCATGACCGACCTTGGGACTCTTGACGGAGGTGAAAGCGGAGCGTTCCATGTGAACGATAAGGGACAGGTGGTAGGTTACAGTACGGGAACTTTAGGCACGACAAAGGCCTTCGTTTGGCAGAAAGGCGTAATGACAGACTTGGGCACACTGGGCGGGAACAGCTTCGCCGTGGACATCAACGATCATGGGCAGGCGGTGGGTCGCAGCCAACTCAGCCAGGGGTCAATCGCAAGGCATGCCGTTCTCTGGAAGATCAAATAA
- a CDS encoding HAF repeat-containing protein: MNYPKEEGNGSALMFSACSKIKRAFRILALLSFLSFNAVCWAGDGNDEVAASSGIKGITITDLGTLGGDRSSAGGINEKGQVMGQSSTSSGAAHCFIWENGVMTDLGTLGGDYCEPVAINDKGQVVGTSVTSSWVPLAFIWQDGVMTDLGSLGGGYSHASAINKNGQVVGYSWTSTAAMHAFIWQNGVMTDLGTLGGDWSTAVGINDKGQVIGYRSSSSGGEQAFIWQDGVMTDLGTLGGRSSIAYAINKNGQVVGYSNTTGAMHAFIWQKGVMTDLGTLGGSWSIASGINEKGQVIGDSASSTGSQHSFIWKNGVMTDLGTLAGDLIGAFDVNDKGQVVGYSTASYGSTKAFIWQNGVMTDLGTLSGDSWAVSINNHGQAVGHSQTSPGSLARHAVLWSIK, encoded by the coding sequence ATGAACTACCCAAAGGAAGAGGGAAATGGCTCAGCATTAATGTTCTCCGCATGCTCAAAGATCAAGAGAGCGTTCAGAATTTTAGCACTACTTTCTTTTCTGTCTTTTAACGCTGTTTGCTGGGCTGGGGATGGCAATGATGAAGTTGCTGCTTCGAGCGGGATTAAGGGGATAACTATTACTGATCTTGGAACACTCGGCGGAGATCGGAGTTCAGCCGGCGGCATCAACGAAAAGGGGCAGGTGATGGGTCAAAGTAGTACGTCTTCGGGGGCGGCTCATTGCTTCATTTGGGAGAACGGGGTAATGACCGACTTGGGGACGCTGGGTGGGGATTATTGTGAGCCAGTCGCTATCAATGACAAAGGACAGGTCGTGGGCACAAGCGTGACATCCTCGTGGGTCCCGCTTGCTTTCATATGGCAGGACGGCGTTATGACCGACCTCGGAAGTCTCGGGGGAGGATATAGCCACGCTTCTGCCATCAACAAGAACGGACAGGTGGTTGGCTATAGTTGGACTTCTACAGCGGCCATGCATGCATTCATCTGGCAGAACGGAGTGATGACCGACCTTGGAACGCTAGGTGGAGATTGGAGCACTGCTGTCGGCATCAATGATAAGGGGCAGGTCATAGGCTATAGATCATCCTCATCGGGAGGTGAGCAGGCCTTCATCTGGCAGGACGGCGTCATGACCGACCTGGGAACACTCGGAGGGAGATCTAGCATCGCTTATGCCATCAACAAGAACGGACAGGTGGTTGGCTATAGTAATACTACAGGAGCCATGCATGCCTTTATCTGGCAGAAGGGGGTGATGACCGATCTGGGGACGTTGGGTGGAAGTTGGAGCATTGCTAGCGGCATCAATGAAAAGGGGCAGGTCATAGGCGATAGCGCATCCTCCACGGGTTCCCAGCATAGCTTCATCTGGAAGAACGGCGTCATGACCGACCTGGGGACGCTTGCCGGAGATCTAATCGGAGCGTTCGATGTGAACGATAAGGGACAGGTGGTGGGCTACAGTACGGCAAGTTACGGCTCGACCAAGGCCTTCATTTGGCAGAACGGCGTAATGACCGACTTGGGCACGCTGAGCGGGGACAGCTGGGCCGTGAGCATTAACAATCATGGACAGGCGGTTGGTCACAGCCAGACCAGCCCGGGGTCGTTAGCGAGGCATGCCGTTCTCTGGAGCATTAAGTAA